TCATCACTTTTTACCACTGAAAACTATCTCCAAGAAGGTGATTTGTATTAGAAAAATATGATGTGTTTAGCTTCAGGGCCAGTGGACAGGAGGCTGTTGGAGGTGGCCCACTGGTAGCTCCAAACACTGCCATGCCTGGTTTCTATGCAAGACAGACCCTGGGTGCTACTCATCTCCTGTGCCTCTGGAGCTTCAGCTGGCTTCAAAGCTCACAATTTATGTTATAAACCAATGTCTCTCACACTCAGTACACATTGGAATCTCCAGGAAGGTTTGTTAAGCCAGCCAGAGCTGGGACCCACCCCCAGGGTTTCTGTTTCCTGAGTCTGGGGTGATCCTAGAGAACCTGCATCTCCAACAAGCTTCTAGGTGACCCTGATGTGACTGCTCTGAGGACCACCCTTTAAGAGCCACTGTCATAAATAATACTTGCCAAATGTCTATATGGAATGACCTAGATGCTATGAAACGGGTTACTCGGTAGCCCGGATGGACTGTCCCATGTAAGTAAGGAATAGATGGGCACAGGTCATTTCATGTTCCTTTTTAATTCTTCATCTCCATCAAGTAGCACTTGACATCTAATCTTTGGctttcttcaaacatttttttcctccatgtcATTCCCTCTTACTGGAGTTCAGACAAATGGTTAATCCTGAGAGAGGAAACTAAAGATTGAGTTTTGTTAGTCCTGACAAAGATTCCAAGATGTTCCTAGGCACAGACTGGTCAAGAACAACTGGAGGAAACGATCCTTCCTGATATAAAGCTCACCTTGTTCTTAAACAATGTTGGGCTGTCCCACAGAATGGAGGGAACAGAGGTGGATGTGTGTCTCTTCACTCCTCCCCATAGCAAAATGTCTGCCTTAAATTCTCTCcaattccagaaaaagaaaaagaaacaaaaacaaacaaacaaaaaaacagttaaaaggAAACACCAGAGTTTCTTGACTGAGCCCTGGTTCTTGGCTCATCTGTCCTTAGCAACGTCACAACATTCAAAGGAAACGACCCCTTATTTTTCTGTATCCCACTCTCAGTAAGCAGTCGTCATTGTCCCCAGCAACACTGTACCCTCAGAGGCTTGGTGTATtaagcctatttttaaaatttcaggataCGGAGTCagtgcttttctttcttaaaaaaggaaaagaagacaacATTTTGATGAAGCAAGAGGTGATTTTGGACCTTGTGTTTGGAATTAGGGCCCACACACAGGTCTTAGTGCAATCGATTCCAGGGCAGATGGTTGAGGAGACATCGACCTATGTCATGAAGCCACCAAAACCTCCCTGCCCTTCCGGGTGTCTCCAGAGACACTTCTCAGCCTACAGAACACAGACCTGCGGGGAAAGAAGATGAGCCCTATTCCACCTGCGCTCTGGTGAATTGTCAGTGTGGTGTCCCACGGTTCTTTTTCCTCCGAAAGTGATTAGACTTTCTCCATCTCAATCTGCTGGTGGTAGTGCCTCGCCTGCCGCTGGCCAACATTCAGCTTGTACACGGAGCTCTTGTGCTGGCACCTGTGGTAACCCCACACGGCCCCCACACTTGCCAGGAGCAGCAGCAGGCACAGGACTGTGACAATGGTGGCGATCACGGGGCCTCTGCTGAGGCTGGGACACTCGTCTCCCACACAGGGCTCCAGAGTTGGAAGAAGCTCTGCCTCACTTGCACCTGGCCCAGGGCCTTCCTGTCCTAGGAAGTCCTCAGACAGCAGGTAGGGGAAGCTGTCCTGGACCTCAGGAGCAGTGGTTTCCACTGGCAGCATGGTGGCCTCGGTGCTAGTTGAGGGGATGTGGGTAGGCATCTGGTGGATAGCAGTTGTTGTCATTGTCTCCAGGGTCGAGTGGCTGAGTTCGTGGGGTGGGGTGGTCGTGGGAGACTCGCCTGTGGTGAGTCTCCAAGGTAGAGTTGGCTGGTACTTGGTGGAGTCATCATCCCTAATGGGGGGACCCTCTGTCTCAGACACGTTCATGGGCCTGAGAGCCAATGCCTCCACATCTAGCATTTGAGATGGAGGAACTGAACTGTGGCTCATGTCCTCACTTGGTGTGAGAGCGGTGCTCCTGGCCTTCTTGACTTCCACGAGGATGGGCTGATCAGGAGTCACGAGAACACTTTCATCCTGTCCTACTGACCCATCCCCCTTGTCCCCCTCATCCTCCCCTtctacctcctctttcctccaagCCTTGTCCGTCACAGGGTACCCATCTAACCAGGACTCATCACTGCTGCTTACCACCGGGTCTCCTGCCCTGCTGTCATTTCTGTCCACAAAAGGCCCCAAGGGGCCCTCAGTGCTACCATAGATCACCTTGGTTTCGGGTTCACCTGGGACCAGTTTCGCTCCACTGTGACTGTCTCCAGCAGGAAACTGCTTTTTGGTGTCATCATCCACATCCTTTTCCAACTCAGGCTTGTGGAAAGTCTCAGCAGGAAACCAGAGCGAGTACTTCTGGTTTAGTTGGGATTTTGGCCAGTCTGTGGGGACACTGCTCTCAGGGCCAGACAAGCCTGTGGTTGGCCCAAATGCTTTATCCCAGGCTGCATGTTCCTTCCCCACAGAAATGGAGACCAGACGGTCTTGCTTTGGGGCCTCCTCAGAGGCTTCTTCCTGACCTCTGTCCTCTTCTGCCTCTGTCCGGGAATCTTCCATGAGCTCTTTGAATGACACAGATCTGTCATCAGGGAAATTATCTTCATAGTCGATAAgtgcctcagcttcctctggaaggaaagagggaaagatttCATTAGGCCAAAGGCACAGAGTCAGTGAGAACATCAGACACGGAAATGAGAAGCACAAGGACAGGAAGAGAATAAATAATAGTGTTAGGGCTCCCAGGTGATATGACTGTGTGTCATAGATAACCCCAGAGAACCTTCAAAGAAACCATTACAATTAATATGTGAGTTTGTCAAGGACATTGGGTCTACATTCAATAAAAAGCATCAGATATGTCTAGATACTCgcaataaacagaaaacaaaaaatgtaaaggaTGTCATttacaagtatatgaaaaaaaaatcaaacgcctaagaataaatctaactaaaaGTTTGTAAGACTTCTACATGGGTCAGGACAAAATATTGATGTATAAAACTAAAGACCtaagtaaatgaagaaatataccATGACCATATAATGGAAGGCTCAAATGTTCCAGTTTGTCCAAATTGATCTATATGGATTTAATACAGTTCTAAATAAAAATCTCAGACAACAAACTGATGTTAAAATGTATGGAAATGCAACAGACcaagaatagacaaagcaatcttgaaaaagaagaaaaacctggAAGACCTCCGCTACAAGATTTGAAGACTTACTGCAAAACTGGATTACTTTTCAAAGCTGTGGTATTGCCACAAGGATAGCTTATTGGACTGTATTAAATTAAGAACTTCTGATCATCAAAAGCCACCATGAAGAGTTGGGGAAGATATTTGCAATTCATGTAACCTCCAAAGGGCTTGTATCCAGAAATTAAAAACAGCACATGCCAATCAGTACTAAATAGACGAAGAAGAGTTGGCAAGATGCGTGAATTGGTGCATCACAAAAAAAGCTAACCAAAGACTCATTACACATGTGAGAGGGTGTGCAACCTCACTAATAAGAGAGAAATGCTAATTATAGTCACAATGAGATACAACTGCACAGTCCCACATGGTATAGACAGACTGACAGTAGCAAGTGTTAACAAGGATAGAAAGCACTGTTAGTGGGAGTATGAATTggcacaaccactatggaaaactgGGCATTCCTACTAAAATTGAACATATGGGAGCAACATGGCaattctatccctaaatatacaCTCAACAGTAATAGTTCATATGGGCACCAAAATTcatgtacaagaatgttcataaTTGCCACAACTGGAAACAATAAGAAGGTCCATTAACTGCAGAACTGATACATAAATTATAGTACATTCATTCAATGAAAATCAGTGAAAATGAGCCAACCATAGCTTTTCACAACGACATAGATGGATGAGCCAGAATGCTGAGCAAAACAAGCCAGGCAATTGTGGTGATTCATTTGCACCAGGTTTTAAACCAAACAGAACCAGCTTATGCTATTCGAAGCCAGGATGGTGGCTACACTTGAGCTGAAAAGAGAGGGTAAGGACTGGGTCTGGGTGCAAGCAGGGACTTGGGGATGCTGGTatcattctactttttaaaatttattttttggggctggggatgtggctcaagcggtagcgagcttgcctggcatgcatgcggcccgggttcgagcctcagcaccacatacaaacaaagatgagtccgccgagaattaaaaaaaaaaaaaaaaattaaaaaaaaaaaatttattttttgttggtgcattataattacccacaatagtgggattcatcATGTCATATTTGTGCTTGCACATAACccaatttgatcaatctcattcccagtaccttcctttcccttccaacATGATATTTCTTGGCCTTGTAGTGattaaatttctttgttattttttttttatcatctgcTGATCTGTTGCTTTACAATTTGTcgtaactaatttttttaaaaatgcatgtttgAAAATATGGATCTCTTCTTTGTAGGACTTTCTAAGTGGGACTGTGCTGCAAAATATTCTGAATCCAACTGAGTAAAGACAGAGGCGCCATAGTTAGAAGACCAGAATATAAGAATAGCTTCAAGTGACAGAATCATGCAGGTCAGGAAGGCTCCAGAAACTGGTATCCTCCGAAGAGAGGAGCACTTTAGGTTTTATCTCTCTTAATTGTCTTTGAAAGTCAAGTCTTATTGGAAAACATTTTAGATATTAAAACAGAAGAGTTCCTCCATTTCACTTCGTAACTTCAAAAGAACACAATGCAAAGTGCTCCAGAATCTCAGTCTACAATGAACACTACCGTGCCGTGTGGTATATTTCTGGACTCTGAAACAAGGCTCATGGCTATCTGGCTTATTCCTAAAGATTCTTAGAGAACAAGACTCTATATCTTGCTTATTTAATGACTTGTAGAGTtgtatataacattttttaatctttctgatAAAATTCAAGCCCATTCAATGGACTTGTGTCCTCGGccccaaatggaaaaaaatgaagagcaaaCATGGCTGATAAATGTCAATGTTTTATGCTTAGAAAAGGAAAGTCT
This genomic interval from Marmota flaviventris isolate mMarFla1 chromosome 1, mMarFla1.hap1, whole genome shotgun sequence contains the following:
- the Susd5 gene encoding sushi domain-containing protein 5 → MTAEGPGSRVPAHSRLSALWAASLLLLGVPRLSVRADGKLFVLESQNGSQGLDLETARLSCKTRGAHLVSAEELRRVVQDCTLAVCTTGWLADGTLGTTVCSKGSGEQQIMKAIDVRIESNPVPGGMYNALCIKNEEKPCGDPPSFPHTILQGRTGLEMGDELLYVCAPGPVPGQREMAFTLLCNSCGEWYGLVQACGKEEAEALIDYEDNFPDDRSVSFKELMEDSRTEAEEDRGQEEASEEAPKQDRLVSISVGKEHAAWDKAFGPTTGLSGPESSVPTDWPKSQLNQKYSLWFPAETFHKPELEKDVDDDTKKQFPAGDSHSGAKLVPGEPETKVIYGSTEGPLGPFVDRNDSRAGDPVVSSSDESWLDGYPVTDKAWRKEEVEGEDEGDKGDGSVGQDESVLVTPDQPILVEVKKARSTALTPSEDMSHSSVPPSQMLDVEALALRPMNVSETEGPPIRDDDSTKYQPTLPWRLTTGESPTTTPPHELSHSTLETMTTTAIHQMPTHIPSTSTEATMLPVETTAPEVQDSFPYLLSEDFLGQEGPGPGASEAELLPTLEPCVGDECPSLSRGPVIATIVTVLCLLLLLASVGAVWGYHRCQHKSSVYKLNVGQRQARHYHQQIEMEKV